From a region of the Rhinolophus sinicus isolate RSC01 linkage group LG04, ASM3656204v1, whole genome shotgun sequence genome:
- the BBLN gene encoding bublin coiled-coil protein yields MSGPNGDLGIPVEAGAEGEDDGFGEAEYAAINSMLDQINSCLDHLEEKNDHLHARLQELLESNRQTRLEFQQQLGEAPSDASP; encoded by the exons ATGTCGGGCCCCAACGGGGACCTGGGCATACCGGTGGAGGCGGGCGCGGAAGGAGAGGACGACGGCTTCGGGGAAGCAG aaTATGCTGCCATCAACTCCATGTTGGACCAGATCAATTCCTGTCTGGACCACCTAGAGGAGAAGAATGACCACCTCCACGCCCGACTCCAGGAGCTGCTTGAATCCAACCGGCAGACACGCCTTGAGTTCCAGCAGCAGCTCGGGGAGGCCCCCAGCGATGCCAGCCCCTAG